In a genomic window of Demequina muriae:
- the panB gene encoding 3-methyl-2-oxobutanoate hydroxymethyltransferase produces the protein MMRIHHFKEMKSRGEKITMLTAYDYPTAKAFDEAGVDMLLVGDSLGDNMLGYDSTVPLTLDEMIPFARAVAKAAKNAFVVADLPFGTYEVSPEQAVESSIRMMKLSGAQAIKFEGGRRIARQVKAVTDAGIPFCGHLGFTPQSENALGGRRIQGRGDDGYDALLADALALQEAGAFAVVLEMVIAPVAEKVTAALDIPTIGIGAGPSTDGQVLVWLDALGVGDWHPSFSKQFAAVGAVMSEGAAGYIREVKAGSFPSPDHTFDE, from the coding sequence ATGATGCGCATCCACCATTTCAAGGAGATGAAGTCGCGCGGCGAGAAGATCACCATGCTCACCGCGTACGACTACCCCACAGCGAAGGCGTTCGACGAGGCCGGTGTGGACATGCTGCTCGTCGGCGATTCGCTGGGCGACAACATGCTCGGGTATGACTCGACCGTGCCGCTCACGCTCGACGAGATGATTCCGTTCGCGCGTGCAGTGGCGAAGGCGGCGAAGAACGCGTTCGTGGTCGCCGACCTCCCGTTCGGCACCTACGAGGTCTCTCCCGAACAGGCCGTCGAATCCTCGATCCGCATGATGAAGCTGTCCGGCGCGCAGGCCATCAAGTTCGAGGGTGGTCGTCGGATCGCGCGACAGGTCAAGGCCGTGACCGATGCGGGCATCCCCTTCTGCGGGCACCTCGGGTTCACGCCGCAGTCGGAGAACGCTCTGGGCGGGCGCAGGATCCAGGGGCGCGGCGACGACGGCTACGACGCACTGCTGGCCGATGCGCTCGCTCTGCAGGAGGCCGGGGCGTTCGCCGTGGTGCTGGAGATGGTGATCGCCCCCGTCGCGGAGAAGGTCACGGCCGCGCTGGACATCCCCACCATCGGCATCGGCGCTGGGCCGTCCACGGACGGCCAGGTGCTGGTGTGGCTCGACGCGCTGGGCGTGGGCGACTGGCACCCCTCGTTCTCCAAGCAGTTCGCCGCAGTCGGCGCTGTGATGAGCGAGGGAGCCGCGGGGTACATCCGCGAGGTCAAGGCCGGGTCGTTCCCGTCGCCCGACCACACGTTCGACGAGTAG
- a CDS encoding NAD+ synthase: protein MPDLRIALAQINTCVGDIAGNTALIVAACRSAHERGAHLVLLPEMTITGYPIEDLALRESFQRAAERAVQRIAAQLDSEGLGDLTVVLGTLGVATSGRPFNQAVVITGGEVTARYNKHHLPNYGVFDERRIFAAGDDRCVIEVHGRRIGVVICEDIWADGGPVAQMDDAGIDLLAVLNGSPFEEGKGHVRTELAQRRAQELTAPVAYVNLWGGQDDLVFDGHSFVVGTDGTVLASAPGFDDALLTWDLGDDAEPAPASALAAPATDDEQVYRACVTGLRDYVTKNGFTSVVLGLSGGIDSALTAAIAADAIDGGNVVGVSMPSTFSSEHSKDDAADLAKRLGADYRVQPIATMVDAFQDQLALEGVAEENLQARVRGVILMAISNREGHLVIAPGNKSELATGYATIYDAGSIGGFAPLKDVDKSRVWDLARWRNAHAEARGETPPIPANSIDKAPSAELRPGQTDQDSLPPYDVLDEVLDAYVEHAEGRAELLARGFDEAVVDTVLSLVDRAEWKRRQYPPGPKVTALAFGRDRRLPITSRWRERAE, encoded by the coding sequence ATGCCGGACCTTCGCATCGCGCTCGCCCAGATCAACACCTGCGTCGGGGATATCGCTGGTAACACGGCACTTATCGTCGCCGCGTGCCGCTCTGCCCACGAGCGGGGCGCTCACCTCGTGCTTCTTCCCGAGATGACCATCACCGGGTATCCGATCGAGGACCTCGCGCTGCGCGAGAGCTTCCAGCGCGCCGCTGAGCGCGCGGTACAGCGCATTGCGGCTCAGCTCGACTCCGAGGGGCTCGGCGATCTCACCGTGGTGCTGGGGACCCTCGGCGTGGCCACGTCCGGGCGGCCCTTCAACCAGGCCGTGGTGATCACCGGCGGCGAGGTCACCGCGCGCTACAACAAGCACCACCTTCCCAACTACGGAGTCTTCGATGAGCGGCGCATCTTCGCCGCGGGCGACGATCGCTGCGTGATCGAGGTGCACGGGCGGCGCATCGGCGTCGTGATCTGCGAGGACATCTGGGCCGACGGCGGACCGGTGGCCCAGATGGACGATGCGGGCATCGACCTGCTCGCGGTCCTGAACGGGTCCCCCTTCGAGGAGGGCAAGGGCCACGTGCGCACCGAGCTCGCCCAACGACGCGCCCAGGAGCTCACGGCCCCGGTGGCGTACGTGAACCTGTGGGGAGGCCAGGATGACCTGGTGTTCGACGGGCACAGCTTCGTGGTGGGCACGGACGGCACGGTGCTCGCCTCCGCGCCAGGGTTCGACGACGCCCTGCTGACCTGGGACCTGGGAGACGACGCCGAGCCCGCCCCCGCATCGGCCCTCGCCGCCCCGGCGACCGACGACGAACAGGTGTACCGCGCCTGCGTGACGGGGCTGCGGGACTACGTGACCAAGAACGGCTTCACCTCCGTCGTGCTCGGCCTGTCCGGCGGCATCGACTCCGCCCTCACGGCCGCGATCGCCGCCGATGCGATCGACGGCGGCAACGTCGTGGGAGTCTCGATGCCGTCCACGTTCTCCTCGGAGCACTCCAAGGACGACGCAGCGGACCTCGCCAAGCGACTCGGAGCGGACTACCGCGTCCAGCCGATCGCGACGATGGTCGACGCCTTCCAGGACCAGCTCGCACTGGAGGGGGTGGCCGAGGAGAACCTTCAGGCGCGGGTGCGCGGCGTCATCCTGATGGCGATCTCCAACCGTGAGGGGCACCTCGTCATCGCGCCCGGCAACAAGTCGGAGCTCGCGACGGGATACGCCACCATCTACGACGCGGGCAGCATCGGCGGCTTCGCGCCGCTCAAGGACGTGGACAAGTCTCGCGTGTGGGACCTGGCCCGGTGGCGCAATGCGCACGCCGAGGCGCGCGGCGAGACTCCCCCGATCCCTGCGAATTCGATCGACAAGGCGCCCAGCGCGGAACTGCGCCCCGGGCAGACCGACCAGGACTCGCTGCCCCCGTACGACGTCCTCGACGAGGTGCTCGACGCGTACGTCGAGCATGCCGAGGGCCGCGCAGAGCTGCTGGCGCGTGGGTTCGACGAGGCCGTGGTGGACACCGTGCTGTCGCTGGTGGATCGCGCCGAGTGGAAGCGGCGGCAGTACCCTCCCGGCCCCAAGGTCACCGCGCTCGCCTTCGGGCGCGACCGGCGCCTGCCGATCACGAGCCGCTGGCGTGAGCGCGCCGAGTAG
- a CDS encoding glutamine synthetase family protein → MDKQQEYVLRSVEERDIRFIRLWFTDVLGILKSVAIAPAELENAFSEGIGFDGSAIEGLTRVSESDMLAKPDPSSFQILPWRGSSHGVARMFCDIATPDDEPALSDPRQVLKRNLDRASELGFTFYTHPEIEFYLFEKPEPGMLPKPVDQAGYFDNVPRGTAHNFRREAITMLESMGISVEFSHHEAGPGQNEIDLRYADALTMADNIMTFRAVIKEVALEQGVFASFMPKPLVNGPGSGMHTHMSLFEGDRNAFYEAGADHQLSPVARQFIAGLLKYAPEISAITNQYVNSYKRLWGGAEAPSYVAWGSNNRSALVRVPVHKPGKGQSTRIEYRALDSAANPYLAFSVLLSAGLKGIEEELELPEGAEDDVWELSPAERKAMGYQALPASLSQAIDLMEGSELVAEALGERVFDFVLRNKRAEWEAYRAQVTPYELEQYLPVL, encoded by the coding sequence ATGGATAAGCAGCAGGAATACGTGCTCCGCAGTGTGGAGGAGCGAGACATCCGGTTCATCCGCCTGTGGTTCACCGACGTGCTCGGGATCCTCAAGTCGGTGGCGATCGCTCCGGCCGAGCTGGAGAATGCGTTCAGCGAGGGCATTGGCTTCGACGGTTCTGCCATCGAAGGACTGACGCGAGTCTCCGAATCCGACATGCTCGCCAAGCCCGACCCGTCGAGCTTCCAGATCCTGCCGTGGCGCGGCTCGAGCCACGGCGTCGCGCGCATGTTCTGCGACATTGCGACTCCTGACGACGAGCCCGCGCTGTCCGACCCGCGCCAGGTGCTCAAGCGCAACCTCGACCGCGCGTCCGAACTGGGATTCACCTTCTACACGCACCCGGAGATCGAGTTCTACCTGTTCGAGAAGCCCGAGCCGGGGATGCTGCCCAAGCCGGTGGACCAGGCCGGGTACTTCGACAACGTGCCGCGCGGCACCGCCCACAACTTCCGCCGCGAGGCGATCACCATGCTCGAGTCGATGGGCATCTCGGTGGAGTTCTCTCACCACGAGGCTGGACCCGGGCAGAACGAGATCGACCTGCGCTACGCCGATGCGCTGACGATGGCCGACAACATCATGACGTTCCGCGCCGTCATCAAGGAGGTCGCGCTCGAGCAGGGCGTCTTCGCGTCGTTCATGCCCAAGCCGCTCGTCAACGGGCCCGGCTCCGGCATGCACACGCACATGAGCCTGTTCGAGGGCGATCGCAACGCCTTCTACGAGGCCGGGGCGGACCACCAGCTGTCGCCCGTCGCTCGTCAGTTCATCGCGGGACTGCTCAAGTACGCGCCAGAGATCAGCGCGATCACGAACCAGTACGTGAACTCGTACAAGCGGCTCTGGGGCGGCGCGGAGGCGCCGTCGTACGTGGCGTGGGGATCGAACAATCGCTCCGCACTGGTGCGCGTGCCGGTCCACAAGCCCGGCAAGGGCCAGTCCACTCGCATCGAGTACCGCGCGCTCGACTCCGCGGCGAACCCGTATCTGGCGTTCTCCGTGCTGCTCTCGGCCGGACTCAAGGGCATCGAGGAGGAGCTCGAGCTCCCCGAGGGCGCCGAGGACGACGTGTGGGAGCTGTCGCCAGCCGAGCGCAAGGCCATGGGCTACCAGGCGCTGCCGGCGTCGCTGTCCCAGGCCATCGACCTGATGGAAGGGTCGGAGCTGGTGGCGGAGGCGCTCGGTGAGCGCGTGTTCGACTTCGTGCTGCGCAACAAGCGCGCGGAGTGGGAGGCGTACCGCGCCCAGGTCACGCCGTACGAGCTCGAGCAGTACCTGCCCGTCCTCTAG